GGAAATCGCTGACTTTTGCTACAACACCTATGGCGTGATCTTCCCGATGTTCGCGCGTTCTGCCGTGCGGGGATCCGATGCCAACCCACTCTATAAGCAGCTGGCGCAGATGACTGGCAAGGCGCCGGGGTGGAACTTCAACAAATACCTCATTGACCGATCGGGGGGTGCGGTCACTCACTACCCGAGCACGGTCGAGCCAGAAAGCACCGTGTTTCTGGGGCAGCTGGAGAAACTGCTTGCCAAACCCTGATGGGGCGCTGAGCAATTACAGGCGCTGACCACGGGTTTCGCCCCCTCCCAGGATCAGCGCAGCTAACGCTATGAATTTCGTAGTAGTTGCCCCAGGGCCGTTGCCAGCTGGGGATAGCGCCAAGCAAACCCTGCCCCCTGCGTGCGGCGCGGCACCAGGCGCTGGCCACCGAGCAGGAGCACGGACATTTCGCCCAGCGCCAGGCGCAGTGCCCAGGCCGGTGCAGGTAACACGGCCGGGCGGTGCAGCGTGCGCGCCAGGGTCTGGGTGAAGTCGGTGTTGCGCACCGCCTCGGGTGCGCAGGCGTTGTAGGGGCCGCTACAGGCGTCGTTGTGCAACAAGTGGTCAATGAGAGCCACCTGGTCGTCCAGATGGATCCAGGGCATCCACTGCTGGCCGCTGCCCAGGCGCCCGCCGAGGCCCAGCTTGAAAGGCGGCAGCAGCCGCGCCAGCATGCCCCCCTGCGGGGCCAGCACGGGCGCGGTGCGCAGCAGCGCCACGCGCACACCCCACTGGCGCGCGCGCTCGGCCTCTTGCTCCCAGGCCACGCACAGGCGGCTGCCGAAGTCGGCGTTGCCCGGCGCGCTGTCTTCGGCCAGCCATTGCTCGCCGCCGTCGCCATACCAGCCGACGGCCGAGCCTGATAGCAGTACGTGCGGCGGCGTGGCTTGCTCGCCCATCCAGTCGACCAAGGCGCGTGTCAGGTCCACACGACTGCGCCACAGCAGATCACGCCGCGCAGCGGTCCAGGGGCGGTCTGCAATCGGCGCGCCCGCCAGGTTGATCACGGCGTCCAGCGGCGCGCTGCCATTAAGCGCTTGCAGCTGCGCGATGCCCTGCGCGCCGCTGCACAGGCGCGGTACTTGGAGTGGGTTGCGG
This region of Alicycliphilus denitrificans K601 genomic DNA includes:
- a CDS encoding TIGR01777 family oxidoreductase; the encoded protein is MRILLTGGTGLIGQALCRHWQRQGHELWVWSRNPLQVPRLCSGAQGIAQLQALNGSAPLDAVINLAGAPIADRPWTAARRDLLWRSRVDLTRALVDWMGEQATPPHVLLSGSAVGWYGDGGEQWLAEDSAPGNADFGSRLCVAWEQEAERARQWGVRVALLRTAPVLAPQGGMLARLLPPFKLGLGGRLGSGQQWMPWIHLDDQVALIDHLLHNDACSGPYNACAPEAVRNTDFTQTLARTLHRPAVLPAPAWALRLALGEMSVLLLGGQRLVPRRTQGAGFAWRYPQLATALGQLLRNS